From Manduca sexta isolate Smith_Timp_Sample1 chromosome 21, JHU_Msex_v1.0, whole genome shotgun sequence, the proteins below share one genomic window:
- the LOC115451314 gene encoding uncharacterized protein LOC115451314, with product MNIIHFLSAAIIFMGETEPYVVEDSVALATNEQWTLLRKLQNFNEPRDEDKPLTWNEILADVLVNRIKIFSFKQLNGTIEEKKSPLTNFMGQMLFIYKRFIYDRFSYSIDKADANTANATEIFKEAKNVTNEERDVEIPNHYNDTIVNHTNNSTGPKDEVEIIEPKYHGKLSVSEEVADLNKEVVECPEGFVMLDKVCVNEKSRLILAVPNQCPIGYKRDRLGYCRLIF from the coding sequence atgaatattatCCATTTTTTGAGCGCCGCAATCATATTTATGGGCGAAACCGAGCCCTACGTAGTCGAAGATTCCGTCGCCCTTGCTACAAATGAACAATGGACACTATTAAGAAAATTGCAAAATTTCAACGAACCAAGAGACGAAGATAAACCTCTCACGTGGAACGAGATTCTAGCGGACGTGTTAGTGaacagaattaaaatattctccTTCAAACAATTGAACGGGACAATAGAAGAAAAAAAGAGTCCATTAACAAACTTCATGGGACAAATGTTGTTTATATACAAGAGGTTTATTTATGACAGATTTTCGTATAGTATAGACAAAGCAGATGCCAACACAGCTAATGCTACAGAAATTTTTAAAGAGGCAAAAAATGTGACCAATGAGGAACGCGATGTCGAAATACCTAACCATTACAACGATACGATTGTGAACCATACGAATAATTCAACAGGCCCTAAAGATGAAGTTGAAATTATCGAACCGAAATACCACGGGAAACTGTCTGTGAGTGAAGAAGTCGCTGATCTTAACAAAGAAGTTGTGGAGTGCCCAGAAGGGTTCGTGATGCTGGACAAAGTGTGTGTGAATGAAAAATCAAGGTTAATACTAGCAGTGCCTAACCAGTGCCCCATCGGTTACAAACGAGATAGACTTGGGTATTGTAGAttgatattttag